A genomic segment from Thermoplasmatales archaeon encodes:
- a CDS encoding 50S ribosomal protein L15: MKAGRGKGKKGGSGMAGLHKHRWVWTIKNDPLHFGGKGFTSHHRGVLDIPITLSELDDNLDRLRKQGYVTEEGGGLIIDLRSAGFTKLLGSGNFDVKSSIKIDKITEKALNKLSVAGITVETNDGHSKE; this comes from the coding sequence ATGAAAGCCGGCCGTGGAAAAGGGAAGAAAGGAGGTTCTGGAATGGCCGGACTCCATAAACACAGATGGGTGTGGACAATAAAGAATGATCCGCTCCATTTCGGCGGAAAAGGATTCACGAGTCATCATCGCGGTGTTCTTGATATCCCTATAACGTTATCAGAGCTGGATGACAACCTTGATCGACTGAGAAAACAGGGTTACGTCACGGAGGAAGGCGGTGGACTCATCATAGATTTGAGGTCTGCAGGTTTCACAAAACTGCTCGGTTCAGGTAACTTTGATGTGAAATCAAGTATCAAAATTGACAAGATAACCGAAAAAGCATTAAACAAGCTTTCAGTTGCAGGTATCACGGTAGAAACTAATGACGGACATTCAAAGGAATAA
- a CDS encoding 50S ribosomal protein L30 codes for MLAAVRIRGTNGSRPAAVKTVELLRLNRINHMVLLDDNPVTRGMLQVVKDYVTWGEIDLETLKKVIELRALAPGRKPLNEEILKEKGFSSTDDLAKVIFEGKSKLKDLGLVPVLRLNPPRGGYEAIRKSFTEGGTAGYRGAKINDLILRMLKPGVNLSGKNKD; via the coding sequence ATGTTGGCGGCCGTAAGGATTAGAGGAACGAACGGTAGCCGCCCTGCAGCGGTAAAAACTGTCGAGCTTCTTCGGCTTAACAGGATAAACCACATGGTTCTGCTTGATGATAACCCCGTTACCAGAGGCATGTTGCAGGTCGTCAAGGATTACGTGACATGGGGCGAGATCGATCTAGAAACCCTGAAGAAGGTTATCGAACTCAGAGCCCTTGCCCCTGGACGGAAGCCTCTGAACGAAGAAATCCTGAAAGAGAAGGGATTTTCCTCTACAGATGATCTGGCCAAGGTGATCTTTGAGGGCAAATCCAAGTTGAAAGATCTCGGCCTTGTGCCTGTTCTGAGACTCAATCCTCCACGCGGAGGTTACGAAGCCATAAGGAAGTCCTTCACTGAAGGAGGAACTGCAGGTTATCGTGGAGCAAAGATAAACGATCTCATATTGAGGATGCTTAAACCGGGGGTGAATCTTTCTGGTAAGAACAAGGACTAA
- a CDS encoding 30S ribosomal protein S5, giving the protein MTEESWKPRTQLGRMVASGEIKTISEALRSKLPLKEYQIVDVLLPDLQDEVMDIMRAQRMTDSGRRMNYSVTAVVGNGDGYVGVGRGKAKEAAPAIKKAVNNAKLNIIEIRRGCGSWECGCGKPHSLPFMVRGKSGSVVITMKPAPQGVGRAVGDIAKTVLKMAGIEDVWGFASGHTKTTVNYTLAVFDALKETSKLRLNSALTLTTPIYVGGVANVGGRKD; this is encoded by the coding sequence ATGACAGAAGAAAGCTGGAAGCCAAGAACACAGCTCGGCAGGATGGTTGCCTCGGGCGAAATAAAGACAATTTCAGAGGCATTAAGATCAAAATTGCCGTTGAAAGAATATCAGATAGTTGATGTTCTTTTGCCAGATTTGCAGGATGAGGTAATGGATATCATGCGCGCCCAGAGGATGACGGACTCTGGAAGAAGAATGAATTATTCCGTGACTGCCGTCGTCGGAAACGGTGATGGGTATGTCGGTGTTGGTCGCGGCAAGGCAAAGGAAGCTGCACCTGCTATAAAGAAAGCGGTGAATAATGCTAAACTGAACATAATCGAGATACGAAGGGGTTGTGGTTCGTGGGAATGCGGTTGCGGGAAACCCCACTCATTGCCATTCATGGTGCGGGGCAAATCCGGTTCCGTGGTTATTACGATGAAACCTGCGCCTCAGGGCGTGGGAAGGGCAGTTGGCGATATCGCAAAAACAGTCCTGAAGATGGCCGGTATAGAGGATGTATGGGGCTTTGCCTCCGGTCATACCAAGACAACGGTCAACTATACGCTGGCTGTTTTTGATGCACTGAAGGAAACATCAAAACTCAGGCTTAACTCTGCGTTAACGCTTACTACGCCTATATATGTAGGAGGTGTTGCCAATGTTGGCGGCCGTAAGGATTAG
- a CDS encoding 50S ribosomal protein L18, with product MYPQANPKVNKMQVLMKRKREGRTDYRKRLTLLKSGEPRLVVRPSNKGFVVQLVKFADKGDEVKITVTRNSLIKLGIDVKSNSTPFCYLAGYYLGLRAKKSRIKNAILDTGLYRVSKGGRISAVLRGSVDAGLNVPHDDSIFPPDDRISGKHLKNGAVDIESMKKILEGNK from the coding sequence ATGTATCCTCAAGCAAATCCAAAGGTGAATAAGATGCAGGTGCTCATGAAAAGAAAGAGAGAAGGAAGAACAGATTACAGGAAGAGACTCACACTGCTCAAGTCAGGAGAACCCAGACTTGTGGTAAGACCGTCGAACAAGGGTTTCGTTGTACAGCTGGTCAAATTTGCGGACAAGGGCGATGAGGTCAAGATCACGGTAACAAGAAACTCGCTCATAAAACTAGGAATTGATGTCAAAAGCAACAGCACGCCATTCTGTTATCTTGCAGGATATTATCTCGGCCTCAGAGCAAAGAAGAGTCGCATTAAGAACGCGATACTGGATACCGGTCTTTACCGAGTATCAAAGGGCGGGCGAATATCGGCAGTGCTCAGAGGAAGTGTTGACGCAGGTCTCAATGTCCCGCATGACGATTCTATTTTTCCGCCTGACGACAGGATTTCTGGTAAGCATTTGAAGAATGGAGCTGTAGATATAGAGTCGATGAAAAAGATACTGGAGGGAAATAAATGA
- a CDS encoding 50S ribosomal protein L19e encodes MKIETARRLAADYFKSGISRVWIDPNNIEEVTDAATRADIRALTKKGIIQLKNAKGNSNSRLKKRIVQRSKELRRGPGSIRGTRNARFPRKTRWVKTVRALRDELRKLDAAGSLNSKEYRTYYRIIKSGTIKSRAQLRAHVSSSKSKGE; translated from the coding sequence ATGAAAATAGAGACAGCTAGAAGATTAGCAGCAGATTACTTCAAATCTGGTATTTCAAGGGTATGGATAGATCCGAATAACATAGAAGAGGTAACGGATGCTGCAACGAGAGCGGATATCAGGGCACTGACAAAAAAAGGGATTATACAGCTAAAGAATGCAAAGGGTAATTCCAACTCCAGGTTGAAAAAGCGTATTGTGCAGAGATCCAAGGAGCTCCGAAGAGGTCCTGGTTCTATCCGCGGAACTAGAAACGCGAGGTTCCCAAGGAAGACAAGATGGGTAAAGACCGTGAGGGCATTGAGGGATGAACTTCGCAAATTGGATGCAGCAGGTTCGCTTAATTCAAAGGAATACAGAACATATTACAGGATAATCAAGAGTGGGACTATCAAGTCAAGGGCACAGCTGAGGGCGCATGTATCCTCAAGCAAATCCAAAGGTGAATAA
- a CDS encoding 50S ribosomal protein L32e — protein MLDPKPRLSDEEKRLLRIKNRQARKRVEFHRQEWFRYKKFDDSWRKPRGKHSKLRQHWAERPPIVDAGFRGPRLVRGLHPSGFQDILIHNVKELEGLDPLKQAARIASSVGAKKREMIEKRASELMIRVLNPGVKE, from the coding sequence ATGCTTGATCCAAAACCCAGACTATCCGATGAGGAGAAGAGACTCCTCAGGATAAAGAACAGACAGGCCAGGAAGCGTGTGGAATTCCATAGGCAGGAGTGGTTCAGGTACAAGAAATTTGATGATTCATGGCGTAAGCCAAGAGGCAAGCATTCCAAGCTTCGGCAGCACTGGGCAGAGAGACCGCCCATCGTCGACGCCGGCTTCAGGGGACCAAGATTGGTAAGGGGGTTGCATCCGTCCGGTTTCCAGGATATACTTATCCATAACGTTAAAGAACTGGAGGGTCTTGACCCGCTAAAGCAGGCAGCTAGAATCGCTTCCAGTGTTGGTGCCAAAAAGAGAGAAATGATTGAAAAGAGAGCATCGGAACTAATGATCCGAGTGCTGAATCCAGGTGTTAAGGAATGA
- a CDS encoding 50S ribosomal protein L6 — MVNYKEVSEFKIPGGVNFTFSDGELKASGKLGEARRTFRDNYVRIKLSEGKITLEISKESRRNNAIVGTWLSEVRNMAEGVSNGFEYEMKIDYTHFPMRVSVKGNNVEIDNFLGERSPRKAKILGNSKVNIKGDRVFISGIDKRDIGGTAANIERATKIKGFDLRVFQDGIYLLKGVEIDA, encoded by the coding sequence ATGGTTAACTACAAGGAAGTATCAGAATTTAAGATTCCGGGAGGAGTGAACTTCACTTTTTCAGATGGTGAGCTGAAAGCCTCAGGGAAGCTCGGTGAGGCAAGAAGGACTTTCAGGGACAATTATGTGCGTATAAAGCTCAGCGAAGGGAAGATCACCCTGGAAATAAGCAAGGAAAGCAGGAGAAACAACGCAATCGTTGGAACGTGGCTATCGGAGGTCAGGAATATGGCTGAAGGCGTATCCAATGGTTTTGAGTACGAGATGAAGATAGATTATACGCATTTCCCGATGAGGGTGTCGGTCAAGGGAAATAATGTCGAGATTGATAATTTTCTTGGCGAACGCTCACCGAGGAAAGCAAAAATTCTTGGAAACAGCAAGGTGAATATAAAGGGTGACCGGGTATTTATCTCTGGGATAGACAAGCGGGACATCGGAGGCACTGCTGCCAACATAGAAAGGGCAACAAAAATAAAGGGATTCGACCTGAGAGTGTTCCAGGACGGAATATATCTGTTGAAGGGGGTGGAAATAGATGCTTGA
- a CDS encoding 30S ribosomal protein S8, translating to MRHDPLNDIINSIKNASRTGKREVEAEPAARLVGKVLKVMQDYNYLKSFEVVDEMRGGKFKIELSDTINNCGVIRPRLPVKKSSLERYESRFLPAQDFGILILTTTKGVMSHIEARKQGLGGKLLAYIY from the coding sequence ATGAGACATGATCCGCTGAATGATATAATAAACTCCATAAAAAATGCGTCAAGAACAGGAAAAAGAGAAGTTGAAGCAGAACCTGCCGCAAGGCTTGTTGGAAAGGTACTGAAGGTAATGCAAGACTATAACTACCTGAAGAGTTTCGAGGTTGTGGACGAGATGAGGGGGGGAAAGTTCAAGATAGAGCTAAGCGACACGATCAACAACTGTGGTGTCATAAGACCCAGGCTTCCTGTGAAGAAGAGTTCGCTGGAGCGTTACGAATCAAGATTCCTCCCTGCTCAGGATTTCGGTATCCTGATCCTCACAACGACGAAAGGCGTCATGAGCCACATAGAGGCTCGCAAGCAAGGACTTGGAGGGAAGCTCCTGGCTTACATTTATTAG
- a CDS encoding 30S ribosomal protein S14, translated as MSQVKLQPKKNFGRKVGCVRCGRKRGIVRRYGIRMCRQCFRETAAELGFRKYS; from the coding sequence ATGTCACAGGTTAAATTACAACCAAAGAAGAATTTCGGAAGGAAAGTCGGGTGCGTCAGGTGTGGCCGTAAGAGAGGCATTGTACGAAGATACGGCATTAGGATGTGCCGCCAGTGCTTTAGGGAGACTGCAGCAGAGCTCGGCTTCAGGAAGTATAGTTGA
- a CDS encoding 50S ribosomal protein L5 yields MTEKNPMGDIVIDKVVVNIGVGQAGERLARADKVLEMLTNHKPVTTHAKKTLRDFNIRKGLEIGKKVTLRRQEAEDFVNRALFARDRKIPAYSFDRQGNAHFGVPDYTEMEKMKYDPDIGIFGFDVSVVLKRRGGYRLQRRRVQSRHVPRRIRITPEEATEFMVSKFNINLVR; encoded by the coding sequence ATGACTGAAAAGAACCCAATGGGCGATATAGTCATTGACAAGGTAGTCGTGAATATCGGTGTTGGCCAAGCTGGCGAACGGCTGGCTCGGGCAGACAAAGTTCTCGAGATGCTTACAAATCATAAGCCGGTCACTACGCATGCCAAGAAGACACTGAGGGATTTCAACATACGAAAAGGATTGGAAATCGGCAAAAAGGTGACCCTGAGAAGACAGGAAGCTGAAGACTTCGTAAACAGGGCCCTGTTTGCGAGGGATCGCAAAATTCCTGCTTACTCTTTTGATAGGCAGGGAAACGCTCACTTCGGCGTCCCGGATTACACAGAAATGGAGAAGATGAAATATGATCCTGACATCGGCATATTCGGCTTTGATGTCTCTGTGGTGCTCAAAAGGCGCGGAGGTTACAGGCTTCAGAGGAGAAGAGTGCAGTCCAGGCATGTTCCCAGAAGGATCAGGATTACCCCGGAAGAAGCCACAGAGTTCATGGTGTCAAAATTCAATATAAACTTAGTAAGGTGA
- a CDS encoding 30S ribosomal protein S4e, which translates to MINKTKRLDASRSLKLPRKKYFWAPTSLPGKHSRENSMPILIALRDYLKFGDKEREISRILNSRSVLVDGKAVKKRRVGIGLMDVITITPLGFSYRVLLDERGKLILRKENEEAKKLKPLKVMNKVTIKGGKTQIVFHDGETLLSDDKNISTGDVVILSVPEKKIEHVLKMQTGSKAFLVGGNHVGKFVTIKSIEVKKSSSSNLIHFEENFSTTAENVFVVGNPKYSFPVTEGDVA; encoded by the coding sequence TTGATAAACAAGACTAAGAGACTGGATGCGTCGAGATCCTTGAAGCTGCCTAGGAAGAAGTACTTCTGGGCGCCTACGTCATTGCCAGGAAAACACAGCAGGGAGAATTCCATGCCTATCCTTATAGCCCTGAGGGACTATCTTAAATTTGGAGACAAGGAAAGGGAAATCTCGAGGATACTAAACAGCAGATCGGTACTCGTTGACGGCAAAGCCGTAAAAAAGAGGAGAGTTGGAATCGGCCTGATGGATGTCATCACAATAACTCCACTTGGGTTTTCTTACAGAGTTCTGTTGGATGAGCGCGGCAAACTGATCCTGAGAAAGGAAAACGAGGAGGCGAAGAAATTAAAGCCTCTAAAGGTCATGAATAAAGTAACGATAAAGGGCGGTAAAACCCAGATTGTCTTCCATGATGGAGAAACGCTGCTTTCAGATGATAAAAATATCTCTACAGGTGATGTCGTAATATTATCCGTTCCGGAGAAGAAGATAGAGCATGTTCTGAAGATGCAAACTGGAAGTAAGGCCTTTCTTGTCGGAGGCAACCATGTTGGGAAATTTGTAACTATAAAAAGCATAGAAGTAAAGAAATCCTCGTCAAGCAACCTGATTCATTTCGAGGAAAATTTCTCCACAACGGCGGAAAATGTTTTCGTCGTTGGAAATCCAAAGTACAGTTTCCCGGTGACGGAAGGTGATGTGGCATGA
- the rplX gene encoding 50S ribosomal protein L24: protein MMNYVDVAVSKELRKKYDIRSIPICKGDIVKVKSGKLKGEGGKVINVDHSNGLISVEGVTSTKADGKQKERKMKPQKLVITKIDFTRQERLDRIRRVAQMKNFTITEPTPEELAPEPEEKPAELPETGETVQEPPVLGNVDTEPSEPENPEANETTTEPNESEGELAEKEELSLPDEEAEEDSSDKDTSDIEGKKAAKKSTSRSRKKPESAKDSDKAEESAPKKGGRKKIDKQD, encoded by the coding sequence ATGATGAATTACGTTGATGTTGCAGTTAGCAAGGAACTCAGGAAGAAGTACGATATACGCTCCATCCCAATTTGCAAAGGCGACATAGTTAAGGTCAAGTCTGGAAAATTGAAGGGAGAAGGTGGGAAGGTTATAAATGTCGATCATTCGAATGGTCTCATCTCAGTTGAGGGTGTCACCTCAACAAAGGCCGACGGAAAACAGAAAGAGAGGAAGATGAAGCCCCAAAAACTCGTCATAACCAAGATAGACTTTACCAGGCAGGAACGTTTGGATCGGATCAGAAGAGTTGCTCAGATGAAGAATTTCACGATCACAGAACCAACGCCTGAGGAACTTGCACCTGAACCGGAGGAAAAACCCGCAGAACTACCGGAGACGGGCGAGACCGTGCAGGAACCACCTGTATTGGGAAATGTAGACACGGAGCCATCAGAGCCAGAGAATCCTGAAGCGAACGAGACAACTACCGAACCAAATGAATCGGAGGGTGAGCTGGCGGAAAAGGAAGAATTATCCCTACCAGACGAAGAAGCAGAAGAAGATTCTTCAGATAAGGATACCTCTGATATTGAAGGGAAGAAGGCTGCCAAGAAATCCACGTCCAGATCAAGAAAGAAGCCGGAATCGGCAAAAGATTCTGATAAAGCTGAAGAATCAGCACCAAAAAAAGGGGGGCGAAAGAAAATTGATAAACAAGACTAA
- a CDS encoding 50S ribosomal protein L14: MKGIAGRQQRGLPLGAVMQCADNSGAKSVSLIGVKAYHGVARRIPAAGVGDMFMASVKKGTPEMRSKVVYAVVIRQRRPYRRPDGSMVEFEENAAVLVTPDGEVRGSEIKGPVAKEAAERWPRIAAIASAIV; this comes from the coding sequence ATGAAAGGTATTGCTGGCAGACAACAGAGAGGACTCCCGCTCGGAGCGGTGATGCAGTGCGCTGACAACAGCGGTGCCAAGAGTGTGAGTCTTATTGGCGTAAAGGCTTACCACGGTGTTGCTAGAAGAATCCCTGCGGCTGGCGTTGGAGATATGTTCATGGCAAGCGTAAAAAAGGGCACTCCTGAGATGAGGAGCAAGGTTGTTTATGCTGTAGTGATAAGGCAAAGACGCCCTTACAGGCGACCTGACGGTTCAATGGTGGAGTTCGAAGAGAACGCTGCAGTTCTTGTAACTCCAGACGGTGAGGTTCGCGGCTCTGAAATAAAGGGGCCAGTAGCAAAGGAGGCCGCAGAGAGATGGCCAAGGATAGCTGCCATAGCCTCGGCTATAGTTTAG
- a CDS encoding 30S ribosomal protein S17, producing MVRNIGIEVVPPAVECNDPKCPFHGSLKIRGQILTGVVRSSRMISSATVERTYKRDLKKYERKETRISRYHVHVPGCIKVSPGDRVKIAECRKLAKTISYVVVEKIGL from the coding sequence ATGGTTCGAAACATTGGAATTGAAGTTGTTCCACCAGCAGTGGAATGTAATGATCCCAAGTGTCCATTTCATGGAAGCTTGAAGATCAGGGGACAGATTCTTACCGGAGTTGTGAGGTCATCAAGAATGATTTCAAGCGCGACGGTGGAAAGAACATACAAGAGAGATCTTAAGAAATATGAGAGAAAGGAAACCAGGATATCCCGGTATCATGTCCATGTTCCAGGGTGCATAAAGGTATCTCCTGGAGACAGAGTAAAAATTGCTGAGTGCCGGAAACTGGCTAAGACCATATCGTATGTTGTTGTGGAGAAGATAGGACTATGA
- a CDS encoding ribonuclease P protein subunit, with amino-acid sequence MRAEDYIKEFIGSRVVVKKHDNKLYENMQGEVIDETYHTFLVDSNGKRRIVPKDHGVFVFSTETETFEIQGALIDIRPEDRLKNMRKFKIVEERGHNNGSKHWN; translated from the coding sequence ATGAGGGCAGAGGATTACATTAAAGAATTCATCGGTTCAAGGGTTGTCGTTAAAAAGCATGACAACAAGCTTTACGAAAATATGCAAGGGGAGGTAATCGACGAGACATACCATACCTTCCTTGTAGATTCAAACGGAAAGAGGAGGATCGTACCCAAGGATCATGGTGTATTCGTATTTTCCACGGAGACGGAGACTTTTGAGATCCAGGGTGCGCTCATTGACATAAGGCCAGAGGATCGTCTGAAAAACATGAGAAAGTTCAAGATAGTTGAAGAAAGAGGTCATAATAATGGTTCGAAACATTGGAATTGA